In Pontiella desulfatans, one DNA window encodes the following:
- a CDS encoding sulfatase yields the protein MFGKKTVAAAFTILVSLSAVADGRPNILFISVDDLRPELGCYGQEYMITPNIDRLAEEGVLFERAYCNYPVCGASRASLMTGLRPTPDRFNIYYSRADEDAAGIPDIAGTLKAAGYRTINNGKIYHHHDDNEASWDEIYRPKDFAQYFNEENLKIIGDRKADGSSPKGWPYEATDRPDEAYQGGKVAAKAIEELRRAKESGQPAFVTAGFTKPHLPFNCPQKYWDMYPANTIAMPDNYFAPTNAPVEAIHNFNELRSYYGVPENGALPEEMALKLIRGYRACTTFTDAMLGRIFQTLDELEMWDDTIVILWGDHGWQLGEHTLWCKHANFNTALQVPLIVRAPGKSKENSAALVEFVDLYPTICDLTGINKPEHLEGKSFVPLLDKPSRGWKKAVFGRYGKGDSIRTARYLYTEWRNKQGEIVAGMLYDHKVDPDENNNVAGHPEYADVVKRLSRELKAGWPHLQK from the coding sequence ATGTTTGGAAAAAAGACGGTTGCGGCCGCGTTTACCATTTTAGTGTCTCTGTCTGCGGTTGCGGATGGTAGGCCGAATATCCTGTTTATTTCGGTCGATGACCTGCGTCCCGAACTGGGGTGCTACGGGCAGGAGTATATGATTACGCCCAACATCGACCGCCTCGCGGAAGAGGGCGTGCTTTTCGAGCGCGCCTACTGCAACTATCCGGTCTGCGGCGCATCGCGCGCCAGCCTGATGACCGGGCTGCGCCCGACGCCGGATCGTTTCAACATCTATTATTCGCGGGCGGACGAGGATGCTGCCGGGATTCCGGATATTGCCGGAACGCTTAAGGCTGCCGGCTACCGAACCATCAACAACGGTAAGATCTATCACCACCACGACGACAACGAAGCGTCGTGGGACGAAATCTACCGCCCGAAGGATTTCGCCCAATACTTCAACGAGGAAAACCTGAAGATTATCGGCGACCGGAAGGCGGACGGTTCCAGCCCCAAGGGTTGGCCGTATGAGGCGACGGATCGGCCGGACGAAGCCTACCAGGGCGGCAAGGTGGCGGCCAAGGCCATCGAGGAGCTGCGGCGCGCGAAGGAGAGCGGGCAACCTGCTTTCGTCACGGCCGGCTTCACCAAGCCCCACCTGCCGTTCAACTGCCCGCAGAAATATTGGGATATGTATCCGGCCAACACCATCGCCATGCCCGACAACTATTTCGCGCCGACCAATGCGCCCGTCGAGGCCATCCATAACTTCAACGAGTTGCGCAGTTACTACGGCGTGCCGGAAAACGGCGCGCTGCCGGAGGAAATGGCGCTCAAGTTGATTCGTGGCTACCGCGCCTGCACCACCTTCACCGATGCCATGCTCGGCCGCATTTTCCAGACCCTGGATGAACTGGAAATGTGGGACGATACCATTGTCATCCTGTGGGGCGACCACGGCTGGCAGCTTGGCGAGCATACGCTCTGGTGCAAGCATGCCAACTTCAACACGGCGCTGCAGGTGCCGTTGATTGTCCGTGCTCCCGGCAAGTCGAAGGAAAACTCGGCGGCGCTGGTCGAATTTGTCGATCTATATCCAACGATCTGCGACTTAACAGGAATCAACAAACCGGAACACCTCGAAGGAAAAAGTTTTGTGCCCCTGCTCGATAAGCCTTCCCGGGGTTGGAAGAAAGCGGTCTTCGGGCGCTATGGAAAAGGGGACTCGATCCGCACGGCGCGCTACCTCTACACCGAGTGGCGAAACAAGCAGGGCGAAATCGTGGCGGGCATGCTGTACGACCACAAGGTCGATCCCGACGAAAACAACAACGTGGCCGGCCATCCCGAATACGCGGATGTGGTCAAAAGGCTCTCCCGCGAGCTGAAGGCCGGCTGGCCGCATCTTCAGAAATAA
- a CDS encoding integron integrase, producing the protein MAKEHVKRKMSGKEQVFWGKYAEKLAKYGVSGRNAEWHVRRAQEFVYGLDGLKLNAVSSAYLDSYLDVLGRTPGFKVWQLRQVIYALRILFLEMTELDWPAAYDWEGRLSACEDLEPTHPTLAREDPPAKPAPEPQPSNGLDSKAMEQVERIKQVVRVRGMSIRTEQAYVEWAKRFARFCGGCFPADGARVPEYLEYLALVRLVAPSTQAQALNALVFLYGQVLEIELGDFGSYRRPVRKRRLPVVLSRDETGAVLGALQGRTALMASLLYGAGLRLMECVRLRVKDIDFGNGYIMVVDGKGGKDRRVPLPAKLVADLKEHLVLMKRQHEADLKAGFGSVYLPEPVARKYPNAEREWMWQYVFPATRISEDPRTKMKRRHHINENGLQKAIKTAAAKAGIAKRVTCHTLRHSFATHLLQSGSDIRTVQELLGHADVSTTMIYTHVLNRPGLSSGSPLDLL; encoded by the coding sequence ATGGCTAAAGAGCATGTGAAAAGAAAAATGTCGGGCAAAGAGCAGGTGTTCTGGGGCAAGTATGCCGAGAAGCTCGCCAAATACGGGGTCTCCGGCCGAAATGCTGAGTGGCATGTGCGGCGTGCGCAGGAGTTCGTTTATGGGCTGGACGGGCTTAAACTGAACGCTGTGTCTTCTGCCTATCTCGATTCCTATCTCGATGTGTTAGGCAGAACGCCCGGTTTTAAGGTCTGGCAGTTGCGCCAAGTCATTTACGCACTCAGAATCCTGTTTCTGGAAATGACGGAACTGGACTGGCCGGCGGCCTACGACTGGGAAGGGCGGCTCTCGGCTTGCGAGGATCTGGAGCCAACGCACCCGACCCTTGCGCGGGAAGACCCCCCGGCAAAACCCGCGCCTGAACCCCAGCCTAGCAACGGGCTGGATTCCAAGGCGATGGAGCAGGTGGAGCGGATTAAGCAGGTCGTACGGGTGCGGGGCATGTCGATTCGCACGGAGCAGGCCTATGTGGAGTGGGCGAAGCGTTTTGCGCGGTTTTGCGGCGGATGCTTCCCGGCGGATGGAGCGAGGGTTCCCGAATATCTTGAATATCTGGCACTCGTGCGGCTGGTGGCGCCTTCGACCCAGGCGCAGGCTCTGAATGCGCTGGTTTTCCTTTATGGCCAGGTGCTGGAAATCGAGCTGGGCGATTTCGGATCCTATCGGCGACCGGTTCGGAAGCGGCGATTGCCCGTGGTCTTGTCGAGAGACGAAACCGGTGCGGTTTTGGGGGCGCTGCAGGGGCGCACTGCGCTAATGGCATCACTGCTGTACGGGGCGGGATTGCGGTTGATGGAGTGTGTTCGGCTTCGGGTTAAGGATATTGATTTTGGAAACGGCTATATCATGGTGGTGGACGGGAAAGGCGGGAAGGATCGCCGCGTCCCGCTCCCGGCTAAGCTGGTAGCGGATTTGAAAGAGCATCTGGTATTGATGAAAAGGCAGCATGAGGCCGATTTGAAGGCCGGGTTTGGGTCTGTGTATCTGCCTGAACCGGTGGCGCGCAAGTATCCGAATGCCGAGCGCGAGTGGATGTGGCAATATGTCTTTCCGGCAACGCGCATCAGCGAGGATCCCCGGACGAAAATGAAAAGACGGCACCACATCAATGAAAACGGACTGCAGAAAGCGATCAAGACAGCGGCGGCAAAGGCGGGAATTGCCAAGCGGGTGACTTGCCACACCTTGCGGCACTCGTTTGCGACACATCTACTGCAAAGCGGCTCCGACATCCGCACGGTGCAGGAACTGCTGGGCCATGCGGATGTTTCGACCACGATGATCTACACCCACGTACTCAACCGGCCGGGTTTGTCCAGCGGCAGCCCGCTGGATCTGCTGTAG
- a CDS encoding HAD family hydrolase gives MDYVAQLKALPKQHDYFIGFDSDGCVFDTMELKHKECFCPAVIKHMQCQPVSKAAREVWDFVNLYSKTRGCNRFLAIQYFRDLLKERADVKARGFQPLELKELDAWIGRETKLGNPALQSEVEKTGNEELQRMLDWSLEVNARVADMVSGVSPFPCVMDVLKKGNEMADMIVVSQTPLEALEREWEENGMTPYVNLIAGQEHGTKSEHIHYATEGKGYDADKILKVGDAPGDYKAAMDNNAFFYPIVPGNEQASWKRLLDEGLDKFFAGTFGGEYQQMLIEEFDAALPEKPHWD, from the coding sequence ATGGACTACGTTGCCCAATTAAAGGCGCTGCCGAAGCAGCACGACTATTTTATCGGATTCGACAGCGACGGCTGCGTGTTCGACACCATGGAGCTCAAGCACAAGGAGTGCTTCTGCCCGGCGGTGATCAAACACATGCAGTGCCAGCCCGTCAGCAAGGCCGCGCGCGAAGTGTGGGACTTTGTGAACCTCTACAGCAAGACCCGCGGCTGCAACCGCTTCCTCGCCATTCAATATTTCCGCGACCTGCTCAAGGAGCGCGCCGATGTGAAGGCGCGCGGTTTCCAACCCCTGGAACTCAAGGAACTCGACGCATGGATCGGGCGCGAAACCAAGCTCGGCAATCCGGCACTTCAGTCCGAGGTTGAAAAGACCGGCAACGAAGAACTCCAGCGCATGCTCGACTGGAGCCTCGAAGTCAACGCCCGCGTCGCCGACATGGTCTCCGGCGTTTCCCCGTTCCCCTGCGTGATGGATGTTTTAAAAAAGGGCAACGAAATGGCCGACATGATCGTTGTTTCCCAAACCCCGCTCGAAGCGCTCGAACGCGAGTGGGAGGAAAACGGCATGACGCCCTACGTCAACCTCATTGCCGGGCAGGAGCACGGCACCAAGTCCGAGCACATCCACTATGCCACCGAAGGCAAAGGCTACGACGCCGACAAGATCCTCAAGGTGGGCGACGCCCCCGGCGACTACAAGGCCGCCATGGACAACAACGCCTTTTTCTATCCCATCGTCCCCGGCAACGAGCAGGCCTCCTGGAAGCGGCTCCTGGACGAAGGGCTCGACAAGTTTTTCGCAGGCACCTTCGGCGGTGAATACCAGCAGATGCTCATCGAGGAATTCGACGCCGCCTTGCCCGAAAAACCGCATTGGGACTAA
- a CDS encoding glycoside hydrolase family 3 protein, which yields MSDMDIRNEFIDNLLGKMTLEEKVGQCFTFSWRGSIVTPAVKALIEKLHVGGLRIEPYTAESARSTYYGKSLADTNYEKPEGYTDMPKTYFTAKTPGNYIMPSEYATRINELQWIALNSSGGIPLNICTDNEGACTNDYQFGGMPGYPALMGLAATGDLELTRKVGKAIAQQLRAVGITMLHSPVCDINVNAANPEIRFRGFSDDPETVAEFVCAFSEGLIDGGIIPMAKHYPGRGDSSTDAHYELEQINVDKDRLHDVELRPYKRMIEKGCLKGVMTCHSAYPLVVGEDLPATLSKVLVTDILRNELGFDGVITSDAMGMGAIVNRYGLPNACVMALQAGVNLMLCKSDDETREQVYYRMLDAVRKDEVTMDQLETSVRKVLEAKYDQGLFENAQVDAAAATAFVRNPEILEVAQQAAEKSLTLMRDEENLLPLSQDRKVLIIEQLKMAEFTPNDIYQGHWRLNREILKHTDNVINADCTFIPTVDEINFLCDLAQEADVVVATNFFWRHAGNKANTELVERLIAEGNEVVVVTNDPYAEGAPATAGTVLNCWSLMGESLQEVAEVLFGKKKAGGKLPVGNFQEYVGDSKAEVAEELVPA from the coding sequence ATGAGTGATATGGATATACGCAATGAATTCATCGACAATCTGTTGGGAAAAATGACGCTGGAAGAAAAAGTGGGGCAGTGCTTCACGTTTTCCTGGCGCGGGTCGATTGTCACCCCGGCCGTCAAGGCGCTGATCGAAAAGCTGCATGTGGGCGGTCTGCGCATCGAGCCTTACACGGCTGAATCGGCACGTTCCACCTACTACGGCAAGAGCCTGGCCGACACCAACTATGAAAAGCCGGAAGGCTACACCGACATGCCGAAGACCTACTTCACGGCCAAGACTCCCGGCAACTACATCATGCCCTCCGAATATGCCACGCGCATCAACGAGCTGCAGTGGATTGCCCTCAACAGCTCCGGCGGAATTCCGCTGAACATCTGCACCGACAACGAAGGCGCTTGCACCAACGACTACCAGTTCGGCGGCATGCCCGGCTATCCCGCCCTGATGGGGCTGGCCGCCACCGGCGACCTGGAGCTGACCAGGAAGGTCGGTAAGGCCATCGCCCAGCAGCTCCGCGCGGTCGGCATCACCATGCTGCACTCCCCGGTCTGCGACATCAACGTCAACGCCGCCAACCCGGAAATCCGCTTCCGCGGTTTCTCCGACGATCCGGAAACGGTTGCCGAGTTCGTCTGCGCCTTTTCCGAAGGCCTCATCGACGGCGGCATTATCCCGATGGCCAAGCATTATCCCGGCCGCGGCGATTCCTCCACCGACGCGCATTACGAACTCGAGCAGATCAATGTGGATAAAGACCGCCTGCACGACGTCGAACTGCGTCCCTACAAGCGCATGATCGAAAAGGGCTGCCTCAAGGGCGTCATGACCTGCCACAGCGCCTACCCGCTGGTGGTGGGCGAAGACCTTCCGGCCACGCTCTCCAAGGTGCTCGTTACCGACATTCTGCGCAACGAACTCGGCTTCGACGGGGTCATCACCTCCGATGCCATGGGCATGGGCGCGATCGTCAACCGCTACGGCCTGCCGAACGCCTGTGTGATGGCGCTCCAGGCGGGCGTCAACCTGATGCTCTGCAAGTCGGACGACGAAACCCGCGAGCAGGTCTACTACCGCATGCTCGACGCCGTCCGTAAGGACGAAGTCACCATGGATCAGCTCGAAACATCCGTGCGCAAGGTGCTGGAAGCCAAGTACGACCAAGGCCTCTTCGAAAACGCCCAGGTCGATGCCGCCGCCGCAACCGCATTCGTGCGCAACCCCGAAATCCTCGAGGTTGCCCAGCAGGCTGCCGAGAAGTCGCTGACGCTCATGCGCGACGAAGAAAACCTGCTGCCGCTGAGCCAGGACAGGAAGGTGCTCATCATCGAGCAGCTCAAGATGGCCGAGTTTACGCCGAACGATATCTACCAGGGTCACTGGCGCCTTAACCGGGAAATCCTCAAGCACACCGACAACGTCATCAATGCCGACTGCACCTTTATCCCGACCGTCGATGAGATCAACTTCCTTTGCGATTTGGCGCAAGAGGCCGACGTGGTGGTGGCCACGAACTTCTTCTGGCGCCATGCCGGCAACAAGGCCAACACCGAGCTGGTGGAACGGTTGATCGCTGAAGGCAACGAAGTGGTGGTTGTGACCAACGACCCCTATGCGGAAGGCGCTCCGGCCACCGCCGGCACCGTGCTCAACTGCTGGAGCCTGATGGGTGAATCCCTGCAGGAAGTGGCCGAAGTCCTCTTTGGCAAGAAGAAGGCCGGCGGCAAATTGCCGGTGGGCAATTTCCAGGAATACGTGGGCGACTCGAAGGCTGAAGTGGCTGAAGAGCTGGTTCCCGCGTAA
- a CDS encoding DUF2264 domain-containing protein encodes MAYQIQNPDYALSPETGMTRQHWIDAGKHLLDGVFQHIPNRDAPIKLPKQSDVIYPKADDPAWRFKSEEFEGLSRTFLLAAPLINAVPDIECSGTRLADYYAHQLLLATDKNSERYLWTISELLEEYGPGWYQHTVEGAALAIGLMNCREQIWDKYTQEQKDQIAAFISDYAHSKTLSHNWRYFTVLMLTFLKVNGYACDETLLQDHLQHIMALYTGDGWYRDLGFDYYTPWGFHFYAPIWCRWYGNEHEPELAKVIEQRHAEFMKTYPLMFSREGHQIMYGRSIIYRCGASAALATAFMVDNTPADPGWMRRIASANLMQFVGRDDFYTDEGVPCLGYYGPWDPMVQFYSCAASPFWLAKAFTAALMLPEDSPFWTATENRGEWDEIGDGVKSVTLGGPGLTITADGKTGTSTVQMGKVKSSEGYNALPPYYSRLAFNSDFPWEDDNEEGAVPMQYCATELDYPEDRLLPYSVGFCGKRDGVVYRHLEVKAHHDVPGRFDLADIIVPGGILRVDRQRLSTRHEVSLAHYGLPHIGGEAGKVARSTVGGKDCIIASIPGRQVALVAIEGWDGVDCRFHEGHNAEADESTVVFAYRKRGKHYQGMPLLATLMLYKTDDTPFTDEELSVVKNLEVVPWMEGGQPKGAKVELADGRTLTVDYGHIEGNISY; translated from the coding sequence ATGGCCTATCAGATTCAGAACCCCGACTATGCCCTGAGTCCCGAAACCGGTATGACGCGCCAGCATTGGATTGACGCAGGCAAGCATCTGCTCGACGGCGTCTTCCAGCACATCCCGAATAGGGATGCGCCGATCAAGCTGCCCAAGCAGAGCGATGTCATCTATCCCAAGGCCGACGACCCCGCCTGGCGCTTCAAGTCCGAGGAGTTCGAGGGGCTCTCGCGCACCTTCCTGCTGGCCGCACCGCTCATCAACGCCGTGCCGGACATCGAATGCAGCGGCACCAGGCTGGCCGACTACTACGCCCACCAACTGTTGCTGGCCACCGACAAGAATTCGGAGCGCTACCTGTGGACGATCAGCGAGCTGCTCGAGGAATACGGCCCCGGCTGGTACCAGCACACCGTCGAAGGCGCCGCACTCGCTATCGGCCTCATGAACTGCCGCGAACAGATCTGGGACAAATACACCCAGGAGCAGAAAGACCAGATCGCCGCCTTCATCAGCGACTACGCCCACAGCAAAACCCTTTCCCACAACTGGCGCTACTTCACCGTCCTCATGCTCACCTTCCTCAAGGTCAACGGCTATGCATGCGACGAAACCCTGCTGCAGGATCATCTCCAGCACATCATGGCGCTCTACACCGGCGACGGCTGGTACCGCGACCTTGGCTTCGACTACTACACCCCGTGGGGCTTCCACTTCTATGCCCCCATCTGGTGCCGGTGGTATGGCAACGAGCACGAGCCCGAGCTGGCCAAGGTCATCGAGCAGCGCCACGCCGAATTCATGAAAACCTACCCGCTGATGTTCAGCCGGGAAGGGCACCAGATCATGTACGGCCGCTCCATCATCTACCGCTGCGGCGCCAGCGCCGCGCTCGCCACCGCCTTCATGGTAGACAACACCCCGGCCGATCCCGGCTGGATGCGCCGCATCGCCTCGGCCAACCTCATGCAGTTTGTCGGCCGCGACGACTTCTACACCGACGAAGGCGTTCCCTGCCTCGGCTACTACGGGCCGTGGGATCCGATGGTGCAGTTCTACAGCTGCGCCGCCAGTCCCTTCTGGCTGGCCAAGGCGTTCACCGCCGCCCTTATGCTGCCCGAAGACAGTCCGTTCTGGACGGCCACCGAGAACCGCGGCGAGTGGGACGAAATCGGCGACGGCGTCAAATCCGTTACCCTCGGTGGCCCCGGCCTCACCATCACCGCTGACGGCAAGACCGGAACCAGCACCGTGCAGATGGGCAAGGTGAAGTCGTCCGAGGGCTACAACGCATTGCCGCCATACTACAGCCGCCTCGCCTTCAACTCCGACTTCCCGTGGGAGGACGACAACGAAGAGGGCGCCGTGCCGATGCAGTATTGCGCCACCGAACTCGACTATCCCGAAGACCGCCTGCTGCCCTACAGCGTCGGTTTCTGCGGAAAGCGCGACGGCGTGGTCTACCGCCACCTCGAAGTCAAGGCGCACCACGACGTGCCCGGCCGGTTCGACCTCGCCGACATCATCGTGCCCGGCGGCATCCTGCGGGTCGACCGCCAGCGCCTTTCGACCCGCCACGAAGTTTCGCTTGCCCACTACGGCCTGCCGCATATCGGCGGGGAAGCGGGTAAGGTGGCCCGCTCCACTGTGGGTGGCAAGGACTGCATCATTGCTTCCATCCCGGGGCGCCAGGTGGCCTTGGTGGCCATCGAGGGTTGGGACGGCGTAGATTGCCGTTTCCACGAGGGGCACAATGCCGAGGCCGATGAGAGCACCGTGGTGTTCGCCTACCGAAAGCGCGGCAAGCATTACCAGGGCATGCCGCTGCTCGCCACGCTCATGCTGTATAAAACCGACGACACGCCTTTCACCGACGAGGAACTCTCGGTGGTTAAAAATCTCGAAGTGGTGCCATGGATGGAGGGCGGCCAGCCGAAGGGCGCGAAGGTCGAATTGGCCGACGGCCGAACCCTCACCGTCGATTACGGCCATATCGAAGGCAACATTTCATACTAA
- a CDS encoding transposase, which yields MPRKPRVEYAGAIYHVMSRGNRGDPIYRDGRDCETFLDTLDEACGRTGWRIHAFVLMGNHYHLLLETPEANLVAGMKWLQGTYTQRFNARHKLWGHLLQGRYKAIPVDRDAGGGYFPTVANYIHLNPVRTKVFDLGQEKLVDYRWSSYPLYLRPSKRPEWLVVDRVLGALGAGDDRAGREWYRKHMQKRVLEIAGNDTPRESDPAWDKIRRGWFFGSDDFRRELMVRIDDGLKGKRASSFSGEAIREHNEAEADKLIVQGLGKLGVLPGQLEGMRKGAPAKMALAWLVKKKTVVRNEWISERLSCGHPANIPGYVRRVELADGGQLAELKEILKSED from the coding sequence ATGCCAAGGAAACCAAGAGTCGAGTATGCGGGTGCGATCTACCACGTGATGAGCCGGGGGAACCGGGGCGATCCAATCTACCGGGACGGCAGGGACTGCGAAACGTTTTTGGATACGCTGGACGAGGCGTGTGGCCGCACGGGGTGGCGGATACACGCCTTTGTTTTGATGGGGAACCATTACCACCTGTTGCTGGAGACGCCGGAGGCGAACCTGGTGGCGGGGATGAAGTGGCTGCAGGGGACGTATACCCAGCGTTTCAATGCACGACATAAGCTTTGGGGGCATTTGCTGCAGGGGCGTTACAAGGCGATACCGGTTGACCGGGACGCAGGCGGGGGGTATTTCCCGACGGTGGCGAACTACATCCACCTGAACCCGGTGCGCACCAAGGTTTTTGACCTGGGGCAGGAAAAGCTGGTGGATTATCGATGGAGTAGCTATCCGCTCTATCTGCGCCCGTCCAAAAGGCCGGAATGGTTGGTGGTGGACCGGGTGCTCGGGGCGCTGGGAGCCGGGGACGACCGTGCGGGTCGCGAGTGGTACCGGAAGCACATGCAGAAGCGGGTGCTGGAAATTGCGGGGAACGATACCCCCCGCGAATCCGATCCGGCATGGGATAAGATCCGGCGGGGATGGTTTTTCGGGTCGGACGACTTCCGGCGGGAGTTGATGGTGCGAATTGATGATGGCTTGAAGGGGAAACGGGCATCGTCGTTCAGCGGGGAGGCCATACGGGAGCACAACGAGGCGGAAGCGGATAAGCTGATCGTGCAAGGATTAGGAAAACTCGGGGTGCTGCCTGGACAGCTGGAAGGCATGCGTAAGGGCGCGCCGGCCAAGATGGCTTTGGCCTGGTTGGTGAAAAAAAAGACCGTGGTGAGGAATGAATGGATAAGTGAACGCCTCTCCTGCGGACACCCCGCAAATATTCCGGGCTACGTCCGGCGGGTTGAATTGGCGGATGGCGGGCAGTTGGCTGAACTCAAGGAAATACTTAAATCCGAGGACTGA